A single Cucumis melo cultivar AY chromosome 4, USDA_Cmelo_AY_1.0, whole genome shotgun sequence DNA region contains:
- the LOC103486961 gene encoding DNA-(apurinic or apyrimidinic site) endonuclease, chloroplastic isoform X4 gives MSSRLNRSSVPLFTQNSEPRGAGRGVSVRRNSNEAVVEEHDCKVDIQSFRDDPSKIEAMTVQKLRMTLRSVGLLAKGLKRDLVAALQSFVENGTVGGFIDAVENQSTQQTERNSSVSASYGDTVKAETKILTPKKRQSAESDRVSSGAIGSNPSSRKINGSSEVVSSIVKQEDGVEGMQNEPWAVLAHKKPKKGWIPYNPRIMRPKPLSKDTKSVKILSWNVNGLRALLKGSSAVELAEREDFDILCLQETKLQEKDILTITKSLMDGYHYTYWTCSVSKLGYSGTAIISRIKPISVRYGLGISEHDGEGRVVMVEFDSFFLLNVYVPNSGDGLKRLSYRITEWDPSLSNYMKELEKLKPVILTGDLNCAHQEIDIYNPAGNRKSAGFTIEERQSFETNFLEKGFVDTFRQKHPDVVGYTYWGYRHGGRKTNKGWRLDYFLVSDRMAEKVHDSYILPDVGGSDHCPIGLVLKL, from the exons ATGTCGTCGAGGTTGAATCGTTCCTCTGTACCTTTATTCACACAGAATTCAGAGCCTAGAGGGGCGGGAAGAGGTGTAAGTGTGCGAAGGAATTCCAATGAGGCTGTTGTCGAG GAACATGATTGTAAAGTGGACATTCAAAGTTTTAGGGATGACCCGTCGAAAATTGAAGCTATGACAGTCCAAAAATTGAGAATGACATTAAG AAGCGTGGGTCTTCTAGCCAAAGGGCTTAAGCGTGACCTTGTAGCTGCACTGCAAAGCTTTGTGGAGAATGGAACAGTTG GTGGTTTTATTGATGCAGTAGAAAATCAGAGCACACAACAGACAGAGAGAAATTCTAGTGTATCAGCTTCTTATGGTGACACTGTGAAAGCTGAAACAAAAATCTTAACACCAAAGAAGAGGCAGTCAGCTGAATCTGACAGGGTTTCAAGTGGTGCAATAG GCAGTAACCCATCTAGCAGAAAGATAAATGGATCCTCAGAAGTTGTTTCCAGCATTGTAAAGCAAGAGGATGGAGTAGAGGGGATGCAAAATGAACCATGGGCTGTTCTTGCTCATAAGAAGCCTAAAAAAGGTTGGATCCCGTATAACCCAAGAATCATGAGGCCTAAACCTCTTTCCAAGGATACAAAATCTGTGAAAATTTTATCTTGGAATGTCAATGGGTTAAGAGCCTTACTTAAGGGGTCTTCAGCAGTGGAACTTGCTGAAAGGGAAGATTTTGACATATTGTGCTTACAGGAGACCAAATTGCAG GAAAAGGACATACTAACTATTACAAAATCTCTCATGGATGGATATCATTATACCTACTGGACATGCAGCGTTTCTAAACTTGGTTATTCTGGAACTGCAATCATATCCCGG ATAAAACCAATTTCAGTTAGATATGGTTTAGGCATATCAGAACATGATGGTGAAGGGCGGGTTGTGATGGTGGAGtttgattctttctttttattgaaTGTTTATGTTCCTAATTCTGGAGACGGATTGAAGAGACTG TCATACAGGATTACCGAGTGGGATCCATCTCTCAGTAACTATATGAAG GAGTTGGAAAAGTTGAAGCCCGTGATTTTGACTGGTGATCTAAATTGTGCTCATCAAGAGATAGACATCTATAATCCTGCG GGAAACCGAAAAAGTGCTGGTTTCACCATCGAAGAAAGGCAATCATTTGAGACCAACTTTCTGGAAAAGGGGTTTGTTGATACTTTTAGACAAAAGCATCCTGATGTTGTTGGCTATACATATTGGGGTTATCGTCATGGTGGACGCAAAACAAACAAAG GATGGCGGCTGGACTATTTTCTTGTATCAGATAGGATGGCAGAGAAGGTACACGACTCTTACATACTCCCTGATGTGGGAGGTAGTGATCACTGTCCCATTGGCCTTGTTCTCAAGCTTTAG
- the LOC103486958 gene encoding uncharacterized protein LOC103486958 gives MGRPQRKSGGGATGGDDQLHAAARNGDLSSVISILASNPSAVNSRDKHSRTPLHLAAWSGQAEVINYLCKNKADVGAAAMDDMAAIHFASQKGHLEVVRTLISCGGSVKASTRKGMTPLHYAVQGSYLELVKYLAKKGANLSARTKAGQTPLDLASNEEIRLFLEEYEKSSKKEELKDKGKVGKTHSQPTVSGEDDAPSAKANETENEEDPGVEQSKKQSDEEDQGDEQLKRKSDGTIGEEALSKPKKAKVSLGHLLTSDDTQEDDENS, from the exons ATGGGAAGGCCTCAAAGAAAGAGCGGAGGCGGAGCCACCGGCGGTGACGATCAACTTCACGCCGCAGCCAGAAACGGCGACTTGAGTTCCGTCATTTCTATTTTGGCATCTAACCCTTCGGCTGTCAATTCCAGAGATAAGCACTCCCGAACTCC ACTGCATTTGGCAGCATGGTCTGGACAAGCAGAGGTTATAAATTATCTATGCAAGAACAAGGCCGATGTTGGTGCTGCTGCCATGGATGATATGGCTGCTATACATTTTGCATCTCAGAAAGGACATTTAGAAGTAGTTCGTACTTTGATCTCATGTGGCGGATCAGTAAAAGCTTCTACTAGAAAGGGTATGACCCCACTGCACTATGCTGTGCAAGGTTCGTATTTGGAGCTTGTTAAGTACTTAGCAAAGAAAGGTGCAAATTTGAGTGCTAGAACAAAGGCGGGACAAACCCCTCTTGATTTGGCTAGTAATGAAGAAATCCGCTTGTTCTTGGAAGAATACGAAAAATCATCTAAGAAAGAAGAGCTAAAAGATAAAGGGAAAGTCGGGAAAACTCATTCACAGCCAACAGTATCAGGAGAAGATGACGCACCCTCTGCAAAGGCGAATGAGACCGAAAATGAAGAAGATCCAGGTGTTGAGCAGTCAAAGAAGCAAAGTGACGAAGAAGACCAAGGGGACGAGCAATTGAAGAGGAAGAGTGATGGGACTATTGGTGAGGAAGCCCTGTCAAAACCGAAGAAGGCAAAAGTCTCCCTTGGCCATCTTCTAACATCGGATGACACACAGGAGGACGATGAAAACTCATAA
- the LOC103486961 gene encoding DNA-(apurinic or apyrimidinic site) endonuclease, chloroplastic isoform X1, with protein sequence MLFFISNLPMKSVLLLWFRPFLHPFFSLAVNESRLRVATLIRPLQKNAMSSRLNRSSVPLFTQNSEPRGAGRGVSVRRNSNEAVVEEHDCKVDIQSFRDDPSKIEAMTVQKLRMTLRSVGLLAKGLKRDLVAALQSFVENGTVGGFIDAVENQSTQQTERNSSVSASYGDTVKAETKILTPKKRQSAESDRVSSGAIGSNPSSRKINGSSEVVSSIVKQEDGVEGMQNEPWAVLAHKKPKKGWIPYNPRIMRPKPLSKDTKSVKILSWNVNGLRALLKGSSAVELAEREDFDILCLQETKLQEKDILTITKSLMDGYHYTYWTCSVSKLGYSGTAIISRIKPISVRYGLGISEHDGEGRVVMVEFDSFFLLNVYVPNSGDGLKRLSYRITEWDPSLSNYMKELEKLKPVILTGDLNCAHQEIDIYNPAGNRKSAGFTIEERQSFETNFLEKGFVDTFRQKHPDVVGYTYWGYRHGGRKTNKGWRLDYFLVSDRMAEKVHDSYILPDVGGSDHCPIGLVLKL encoded by the exons ATGTTATTTTTCATCTCAAATTTGCCCATGAAGTCAGTTTTGCTATTGTGGTTTAGGCCTTTCCTTCATCCCTTCttcag CCTTGCAGTGAATGAGAGTAGGCTGAGAGTTGCAACATTGATACGACCTTTGCAAAAGAATGCAATGTCGTCGAGGTTGAATCGTTCCTCTGTACCTTTATTCACACAGAATTCAGAGCCTAGAGGGGCGGGAAGAGGTGTAAGTGTGCGAAGGAATTCCAATGAGGCTGTTGTCGAG GAACATGATTGTAAAGTGGACATTCAAAGTTTTAGGGATGACCCGTCGAAAATTGAAGCTATGACAGTCCAAAAATTGAGAATGACATTAAG AAGCGTGGGTCTTCTAGCCAAAGGGCTTAAGCGTGACCTTGTAGCTGCACTGCAAAGCTTTGTGGAGAATGGAACAGTTG GTGGTTTTATTGATGCAGTAGAAAATCAGAGCACACAACAGACAGAGAGAAATTCTAGTGTATCAGCTTCTTATGGTGACACTGTGAAAGCTGAAACAAAAATCTTAACACCAAAGAAGAGGCAGTCAGCTGAATCTGACAGGGTTTCAAGTGGTGCAATAG GCAGTAACCCATCTAGCAGAAAGATAAATGGATCCTCAGAAGTTGTTTCCAGCATTGTAAAGCAAGAGGATGGAGTAGAGGGGATGCAAAATGAACCATGGGCTGTTCTTGCTCATAAGAAGCCTAAAAAAGGTTGGATCCCGTATAACCCAAGAATCATGAGGCCTAAACCTCTTTCCAAGGATACAAAATCTGTGAAAATTTTATCTTGGAATGTCAATGGGTTAAGAGCCTTACTTAAGGGGTCTTCAGCAGTGGAACTTGCTGAAAGGGAAGATTTTGACATATTGTGCTTACAGGAGACCAAATTGCAG GAAAAGGACATACTAACTATTACAAAATCTCTCATGGATGGATATCATTATACCTACTGGACATGCAGCGTTTCTAAACTTGGTTATTCTGGAACTGCAATCATATCCCGG ATAAAACCAATTTCAGTTAGATATGGTTTAGGCATATCAGAACATGATGGTGAAGGGCGGGTTGTGATGGTGGAGtttgattctttctttttattgaaTGTTTATGTTCCTAATTCTGGAGACGGATTGAAGAGACTG TCATACAGGATTACCGAGTGGGATCCATCTCTCAGTAACTATATGAAG GAGTTGGAAAAGTTGAAGCCCGTGATTTTGACTGGTGATCTAAATTGTGCTCATCAAGAGATAGACATCTATAATCCTGCG GGAAACCGAAAAAGTGCTGGTTTCACCATCGAAGAAAGGCAATCATTTGAGACCAACTTTCTGGAAAAGGGGTTTGTTGATACTTTTAGACAAAAGCATCCTGATGTTGTTGGCTATACATATTGGGGTTATCGTCATGGTGGACGCAAAACAAACAAAG GATGGCGGCTGGACTATTTTCTTGTATCAGATAGGATGGCAGAGAAGGTACACGACTCTTACATACTCCCTGATGTGGGAGGTAGTGATCACTGTCCCATTGGCCTTGTTCTCAAGCTTTAG
- the LOC103486961 gene encoding DNA-(apurinic or apyrimidinic site) endonuclease, chloroplastic isoform X3, with product MLFFISNLPMKSVLLLWFRPFLHPFFSLAVNESRLRVATLIRPLQKNAMSSRLNRSSVPLFTQNSEPRGAGRGVSVRRNSNEAVVEEHDCKVDIQSFRDDPSKIEAMTVQKLRMTLRSVGLLAKGLKRDLVAALQSFVENGTVENQSTQQTERNSSVSASYGDTVKAETKILTPKKRQSAESDRVSSGAIGSNPSSRKINGSSEVVSSIVKQEDGVEGMQNEPWAVLAHKKPKKGWIPYNPRIMRPKPLSKDTKSVKILSWNVNGLRALLKGSSAVELAEREDFDILCLQETKLQEKDILTITKSLMDGYHYTYWTCSVSKLGYSGTAIISRIKPISVRYGLGISEHDGEGRVVMVEFDSFFLLNVYVPNSGDGLKRLSYRITEWDPSLSNYMKELEKLKPVILTGDLNCAHQEIDIYNPAGNRKSAGFTIEERQSFETNFLEKGFVDTFRQKHPDVVGYTYWGYRHGGRKTNKGWRLDYFLVSDRMAEKVHDSYILPDVGGSDHCPIGLVLKL from the exons ATGTTATTTTTCATCTCAAATTTGCCCATGAAGTCAGTTTTGCTATTGTGGTTTAGGCCTTTCCTTCATCCCTTCttcag CCTTGCAGTGAATGAGAGTAGGCTGAGAGTTGCAACATTGATACGACCTTTGCAAAAGAATGCAATGTCGTCGAGGTTGAATCGTTCCTCTGTACCTTTATTCACACAGAATTCAGAGCCTAGAGGGGCGGGAAGAGGTGTAAGTGTGCGAAGGAATTCCAATGAGGCTGTTGTCGAG GAACATGATTGTAAAGTGGACATTCAAAGTTTTAGGGATGACCCGTCGAAAATTGAAGCTATGACAGTCCAAAAATTGAGAATGACATTAAG AAGCGTGGGTCTTCTAGCCAAAGGGCTTAAGCGTGACCTTGTAGCTGCACTGCAAAGCTTTGTGGAGAATGGAACAGTTG AAAATCAGAGCACACAACAGACAGAGAGAAATTCTAGTGTATCAGCTTCTTATGGTGACACTGTGAAAGCTGAAACAAAAATCTTAACACCAAAGAAGAGGCAGTCAGCTGAATCTGACAGGGTTTCAAGTGGTGCAATAG GCAGTAACCCATCTAGCAGAAAGATAAATGGATCCTCAGAAGTTGTTTCCAGCATTGTAAAGCAAGAGGATGGAGTAGAGGGGATGCAAAATGAACCATGGGCTGTTCTTGCTCATAAGAAGCCTAAAAAAGGTTGGATCCCGTATAACCCAAGAATCATGAGGCCTAAACCTCTTTCCAAGGATACAAAATCTGTGAAAATTTTATCTTGGAATGTCAATGGGTTAAGAGCCTTACTTAAGGGGTCTTCAGCAGTGGAACTTGCTGAAAGGGAAGATTTTGACATATTGTGCTTACAGGAGACCAAATTGCAG GAAAAGGACATACTAACTATTACAAAATCTCTCATGGATGGATATCATTATACCTACTGGACATGCAGCGTTTCTAAACTTGGTTATTCTGGAACTGCAATCATATCCCGG ATAAAACCAATTTCAGTTAGATATGGTTTAGGCATATCAGAACATGATGGTGAAGGGCGGGTTGTGATGGTGGAGtttgattctttctttttattgaaTGTTTATGTTCCTAATTCTGGAGACGGATTGAAGAGACTG TCATACAGGATTACCGAGTGGGATCCATCTCTCAGTAACTATATGAAG GAGTTGGAAAAGTTGAAGCCCGTGATTTTGACTGGTGATCTAAATTGTGCTCATCAAGAGATAGACATCTATAATCCTGCG GGAAACCGAAAAAGTGCTGGTTTCACCATCGAAGAAAGGCAATCATTTGAGACCAACTTTCTGGAAAAGGGGTTTGTTGATACTTTTAGACAAAAGCATCCTGATGTTGTTGGCTATACATATTGGGGTTATCGTCATGGTGGACGCAAAACAAACAAAG GATGGCGGCTGGACTATTTTCTTGTATCAGATAGGATGGCAGAGAAGGTACACGACTCTTACATACTCCCTGATGTGGGAGGTAGTGATCACTGTCCCATTGGCCTTGTTCTCAAGCTTTAG
- the LOC103486960 gene encoding serine carboxypeptidase-like 45: MFRFGECFEGDLIKSLPGQPIVNFKQYGGYITIDELQSRSLFYYFVEAQSDPSSKPLVLWLNGGPGCSSLGAGAFVENGPFRPKGNVLILNEFSWNNVANVLYLESPAGVGFSFSKNTTFYDTVNDKITAQDNIVFLERWLEKFPEYKNKEFYITGESYAGHYVPQLARLIVQSKLNIKLKAIAIGNPLLEFNTDFNSRGKYLWSHGVISESTFELLNSVCSISQMIRESINGEISDACFSINDLVSQEMSPFINGYAINLDVCSSVLSFDRRLGDAGKVDVCIVNEIEAYLNRVDVQQALHAQLVGVSSWSLCSDILDYDRTNLFIPTINIVGSLVHSGIRVLVYSGDQDSVIPLLGTRTLVNKLAKALRLNTTLPYSAWFHNHQVGGWVETFGEKNNLSFATIRGAAHQAPYTSPATSLALFTAFLQAKNP; encoded by the exons atgtttagatttggagagTGTTTTGAAGGTGATTTGATAAAGAGCTTGCCAGGACAACCAAttgttaattttaaacaatatgGAGGTTATATTACCATTGATGAACTACAAAGTAGGTCTCTTTTTTACTACTTTGTTGAGGCCCAATCTGACCCCTCTTCAAAGCCTCTTGTTCTTTGGTTAAATGGAG GTCCTGGTTGTTCATCACTTGGAGCAGGAGCTTTTGTTGAGAATGGTCCTTTTAGACCAAAAGGAAATGTTTTGATTCTCAATGAATTTAGTTGGAACAATG TGGCGAATGTACTGTATCTTGAATCTCCGGCCGGAGTTGGTTTCTCATTTTCCAAGAATACCACATTCTACGACACGGTTAATGACAAAATCACCG CACAAGACAATATTGTTTTCTTGGAACGATGGTTGGAAAAATTTCCAGAATATAAAAACAAAGAATTCTACATAACTGGAGAAAGCTATGCTGGTCATTATGTTCCACAACTTGCAAGACTTATTGTTCAATCCAAACTTAACATTAAACTCAAAGCAATTGCT ATTGGGAACCCATTATTGGAATTCAACACAGATTTCAATTCAAGAGGAAAATATTTGTGGTCGCATGGAGTAATATCTGAGTCCACATTTGAGCTTCTGAATTCTGTTTGTAGCATTTCTCAAATGATAAGAGAATCTATCAATGGGGAGATTTCAGATGCATGTTTTAGTATCAATGATTTGGTTTCTCAAGAGATGTCTCCTTTTATAAATGGATATGCCATCAATCTTGATGTTTGTTCGAGTG TGTTGTCCTTTGATCGTCGTTTG GGAGATGCAGGAAAAGTAGATGTTTGTATAGTGAATGAGATAGAAGCATATCTAAATAGAGTGGATGTTCAACAAGCTCTTCATGCTCAATTGGTTGGAGTTTCTTCTTGGTCCCTTTGCAGCGA TATTTTGGATTACGATAGGACCAATTTATTTATACCAACCATTAATATCGTGGGTTCACTTGTGCATTCTGGAATAAGAGTTTTGGTCTACAG TGGAGATCAAGATTCAGTAATTCCATTACTTGGAACTCGAACTTTGGTTAATAAATTAGCAAAAGCTTTGAGATTGAACACCACACTCCCTTACTCAGCTTGGTTTCATAATCATCAG GTTGGAGGATGGGTAGAAACATTTGGAGAGAAGAACAATCTGTCATTTGCAACCATTAGAGGAGCTGCTCATCAAGCTCCATATACTTCACCAGCAACCTCTTTAGCACTTTTTACTGCTTTCCTACAAGCTAAAAACCCTTGA
- the LOC103486959 gene encoding serine carboxypeptidase-like 45 yields MDEKLSVVSLVVIHVAILLFSSVLGVPLEDEIRSLPSQPSDSKANFKQFGGYVTVDEKQGRALFYYFVEAQTPQPTSKPLVLWLNGGPGCSSVGVGAFIEHGPFKINGEVLVKNEYSWNTEANMLYVESPAGVGFSYSSNKSFYFKIDDKITARDNMLFLQNWFDKFPEYKNADFYITGESYGGHYVPQLAQLILKSRTNIKLKGIAIGNPLLDIVNDFNARDKYMWSHGVVSDSIYKLLSSVCNTSRFYQEIFQGSISSECTVVISLLSQQLSPFIDDYNVIGDVCSLAAKSQPSILLHPLSSFITKSASQRHLLSHPQENVGVDRDICSQENVAKYLNRKDVQKALHAKLVGVHQWSVCNTNNTDWLYDLKNWLIPTIDVVGSLVKSQIRVLVYSGDQDTVIPFTGTRTLVNSLAKSLGLNITMSYKVWIVDNQAGGWSEAYGKFLTFASVRGASHLAPETQPKRTLALFKAFLDAV; encoded by the exons atggaTGAGAAGCTAAGTGTAGTGAGTTTGGTTGTAATTCATGTGGCAATACTATTATTCTCAAGTGTATTGGGTGTTCCTTTAGAAGATGAAATTAGAAGCTTACCAAGCCAACCAAGTGATAGTAAGGCAAATTTCAAGCAGTTTGGTGGGTATGTTACCGTTGATGAGAAACAAGGGAGGGCTCTGTTTTATTACTTTGTTGAAGCACAAACCCCCCAGCCTACTTCTAAGCCTCTTGTCTTGTGGCTCAATGGAG GTCCTGGGTGTTCTTCTGTTGGAGTTGGAGCTTTCATAGAACATGGGCCCTTTAAAATTAATGGAGAAGTTCTAGTGAAGAATGAGTATAGTTGGAACACAG AAGCAAACATGTTATACGTGGAGTCACCAGCAGGTGTTGGATTCTCATACTCTTCTAATAAATCTTTCTACTTCAAAATTGACGATAAAATTACAG CAAGAGACAATATGCTCTTTCTTCAGAATTGGTTCGACAAATTTCCAGAGTACAAGAACGCAGATTTTTACATTACTGGAGAGAGCTATGGAG GACACTATGTTCCGCAATTGGCTCAGCTCATTCTCAAGTCCAGAACGAATATCAAACTAAAAGGAATTGCA ATAGGAAATCCACTTCTGGACATTGTGAATGACTTCAACGCTAGAGATAAATATATGTGGTCACACGGCGTCGTTTCCGACTCAATTTATAAGCTTTTGAGTTCAGTATGCAATACTTCACGGTTTTATCAAGAGATCTTTCAAGGCTCCATTTCTTCAGAGTGTACTGTCGTTATTTCCCTGCTTTCCCAACAACTCTCTCCCTTCATAGATGATTACAATGTCATCGGTGACGTTTGTTCCCTCGCTGCCAAATCACAGCCTTCCATTCTCCTCCATCCACTTTCCTCTTTCATCACTAAATCTGCTTCACAACGACACCTTCTAAGTCACCCTCAG GAAAATGTTGGTGTTGATAGAGATATTTGTTCACAAGAAAATGTAGCAAAGTATTTAAATAGAAAGGATGTTCAGAAAGCTCTCCACGCCAAACTTGTTGGAGTCCATCAATGGAGTGTATGCAACACCAACAATAC AGATTGGCTCTACGATCTTAAGAATTGGCTTATACCTACGATTGATGTTGTTGGCTCACTCGTCAAGTCTCAAATTCGAGTCTTGGTTTACAG TGGTGATCAAGATACAGTCATCCCATTTACTGGAACTAGGACATTGGTGAATTCATTAGCAAAGTCATTAGGTCTAAATATAACTATGTCGTACAAAGTTTGGATCGTGGACAATCAG GCTGGTGGGTGGAGTGAAGCGTATGGGAAGTTCCTAACTTTTGCAAGCGTAAGAGGAGCTTCTCACTTAGCCCCAGAAACTCAACCCAAGAGAACTTTGGCGCTTTTCAAGGCATTTTTAGATGCAGTTTGA
- the LOC103486961 gene encoding DNA-(apurinic or apyrimidinic site) endonuclease, chloroplastic isoform X2, with product MLFFISNLPMKSVLLLWFRPFLHPFFSLAVNESRLRVATLIRPLQKNAMSSRLNRSSVPLFTQNSEPRGAGRGVSVRRNSNEAVVEEHDCKVDIQSFRDDPSKIEAMTVQKLRMTLRSVGLLAKGLKRDLVAALQSFVENGTVVENQSTQQTERNSSVSASYGDTVKAETKILTPKKRQSAESDRVSSGAIGSNPSSRKINGSSEVVSSIVKQEDGVEGMQNEPWAVLAHKKPKKGWIPYNPRIMRPKPLSKDTKSVKILSWNVNGLRALLKGSSAVELAEREDFDILCLQETKLQEKDILTITKSLMDGYHYTYWTCSVSKLGYSGTAIISRIKPISVRYGLGISEHDGEGRVVMVEFDSFFLLNVYVPNSGDGLKRLSYRITEWDPSLSNYMKELEKLKPVILTGDLNCAHQEIDIYNPAGNRKSAGFTIEERQSFETNFLEKGFVDTFRQKHPDVVGYTYWGYRHGGRKTNKGWRLDYFLVSDRMAEKVHDSYILPDVGGSDHCPIGLVLKL from the exons ATGTTATTTTTCATCTCAAATTTGCCCATGAAGTCAGTTTTGCTATTGTGGTTTAGGCCTTTCCTTCATCCCTTCttcag CCTTGCAGTGAATGAGAGTAGGCTGAGAGTTGCAACATTGATACGACCTTTGCAAAAGAATGCAATGTCGTCGAGGTTGAATCGTTCCTCTGTACCTTTATTCACACAGAATTCAGAGCCTAGAGGGGCGGGAAGAGGTGTAAGTGTGCGAAGGAATTCCAATGAGGCTGTTGTCGAG GAACATGATTGTAAAGTGGACATTCAAAGTTTTAGGGATGACCCGTCGAAAATTGAAGCTATGACAGTCCAAAAATTGAGAATGACATTAAG AAGCGTGGGTCTTCTAGCCAAAGGGCTTAAGCGTGACCTTGTAGCTGCACTGCAAAGCTTTGTGGAGAATGGAACAGTTG TAGAAAATCAGAGCACACAACAGACAGAGAGAAATTCTAGTGTATCAGCTTCTTATGGTGACACTGTGAAAGCTGAAACAAAAATCTTAACACCAAAGAAGAGGCAGTCAGCTGAATCTGACAGGGTTTCAAGTGGTGCAATAG GCAGTAACCCATCTAGCAGAAAGATAAATGGATCCTCAGAAGTTGTTTCCAGCATTGTAAAGCAAGAGGATGGAGTAGAGGGGATGCAAAATGAACCATGGGCTGTTCTTGCTCATAAGAAGCCTAAAAAAGGTTGGATCCCGTATAACCCAAGAATCATGAGGCCTAAACCTCTTTCCAAGGATACAAAATCTGTGAAAATTTTATCTTGGAATGTCAATGGGTTAAGAGCCTTACTTAAGGGGTCTTCAGCAGTGGAACTTGCTGAAAGGGAAGATTTTGACATATTGTGCTTACAGGAGACCAAATTGCAG GAAAAGGACATACTAACTATTACAAAATCTCTCATGGATGGATATCATTATACCTACTGGACATGCAGCGTTTCTAAACTTGGTTATTCTGGAACTGCAATCATATCCCGG ATAAAACCAATTTCAGTTAGATATGGTTTAGGCATATCAGAACATGATGGTGAAGGGCGGGTTGTGATGGTGGAGtttgattctttctttttattgaaTGTTTATGTTCCTAATTCTGGAGACGGATTGAAGAGACTG TCATACAGGATTACCGAGTGGGATCCATCTCTCAGTAACTATATGAAG GAGTTGGAAAAGTTGAAGCCCGTGATTTTGACTGGTGATCTAAATTGTGCTCATCAAGAGATAGACATCTATAATCCTGCG GGAAACCGAAAAAGTGCTGGTTTCACCATCGAAGAAAGGCAATCATTTGAGACCAACTTTCTGGAAAAGGGGTTTGTTGATACTTTTAGACAAAAGCATCCTGATGTTGTTGGCTATACATATTGGGGTTATCGTCATGGTGGACGCAAAACAAACAAAG GATGGCGGCTGGACTATTTTCTTGTATCAGATAGGATGGCAGAGAAGGTACACGACTCTTACATACTCCCTGATGTGGGAGGTAGTGATCACTGTCCCATTGGCCTTGTTCTCAAGCTTTAG